The following are encoded together in the Nocardioides thalensis genome:
- the lon gene encoding endopeptidase La, whose amino-acid sequence MSLRRLPLLLLDDVVLLPGMVVPIELDETAQAAVDAARAADLDEILVAPRLDDRYASYGVVAALEKVGKFRGGGPAALLRTGGRARIGSGVTGPGAALWVEVEPVETPAPTARVRELAADYKKLVVAVLQKREAWQIIDGVNGIDDPSALADTAGWAPYLSNDRKRELLETPDVEQRLELLVEWTRDFLAENEVNDKISEDVRESVEKRNREYLLREQLRAIRKELGEDEDGEGTGSPGDYRARVEAADLPEAVREAALREVDKLERSSDQSPEGGWIRTWLDTVLDLPWNERTADRTSLTDARAVLDADHHGLDEVKERIVEFLGVRARREERGLSVVGGRGSGAVILLAGPPGVGKTSLGESVARALGRKFVRVALGGVRDEAEIRGHRRTYVGALPGRIVRAIKEAGTMNPVVLLDEVDKVGSDFRGDPAAALLEVLDPAQNHTFRDHYLELDLDLSDVLFIATANVLETIPSALLDRMELVTIDGYTEEEKVAIARDFLVPRQLERAAVTAEEVVVTDDALRELAANYTREAGVRVLERLLAKAFRKAALGELPTTIDEAALKELVGKPRFTPEAHERTSVPGVASGLAVTGMGGDVLYIEASTLPGDKGGLTITGQLGDVMKESAQIALSYVRAHADELGIAPELLDRPLHLHVPAGAVPKDGPSAGVTMTTALVSLLTGRTVRGEVGMTGEVSLTGRVLPIGGVKQKLLAAQRAGLTEVYLPQRNAPDLDDVPAEVLDAVTVHLVSDVREILGTAIAPATVDAAATTAA is encoded by the coding sequence ATGTCCTTGAGGCGCCTGCCCCTCCTTCTCCTCGACGACGTCGTCCTCCTCCCCGGGATGGTGGTGCCGATCGAGCTCGACGAGACCGCCCAGGCCGCCGTCGACGCCGCCCGTGCCGCCGATCTCGACGAGATCCTGGTCGCGCCGCGGCTCGACGACCGCTACGCGTCGTACGGCGTGGTCGCCGCCCTGGAGAAGGTCGGGAAGTTCCGCGGCGGCGGTCCCGCCGCACTCCTGCGCACCGGCGGGCGCGCCCGCATCGGCAGCGGCGTGACCGGCCCCGGTGCCGCGCTGTGGGTCGAGGTCGAGCCGGTCGAGACGCCGGCCCCGACGGCCCGCGTCCGCGAGCTCGCCGCCGACTACAAGAAGCTCGTCGTCGCCGTCCTCCAGAAGCGGGAGGCCTGGCAGATCATCGACGGCGTCAACGGCATCGACGACCCGTCGGCCCTCGCCGACACCGCGGGCTGGGCGCCGTACCTGTCCAACGACCGCAAGCGCGAGCTGCTCGAGACGCCGGACGTCGAGCAGCGGCTCGAGCTGCTCGTCGAGTGGACCCGCGACTTCCTCGCCGAGAACGAGGTCAACGACAAGATCAGCGAGGACGTCCGCGAGTCGGTCGAGAAGCGCAACCGCGAGTACCTGCTCCGCGAGCAGCTCCGTGCGATCCGCAAGGAGCTCGGCGAAGACGAAGATGGCGAGGGCACCGGCAGTCCAGGCGACTACCGGGCGCGCGTCGAGGCCGCCGACCTCCCGGAGGCGGTGCGGGAGGCCGCGCTGCGCGAGGTCGACAAGCTGGAGCGCAGCAGCGACCAGAGCCCCGAGGGCGGCTGGATCCGCACCTGGCTCGACACCGTGCTCGACCTCCCCTGGAACGAGCGCACCGCCGACCGCACGTCGCTGACCGACGCCCGCGCGGTGCTCGACGCCGACCACCACGGCCTCGACGAGGTCAAGGAGCGGATCGTCGAGTTCCTCGGCGTCCGCGCCCGGCGCGAGGAGCGCGGGCTGTCCGTCGTCGGCGGCCGCGGCTCCGGCGCGGTGATCCTGCTGGCCGGGCCTCCGGGCGTCGGCAAGACCTCGCTCGGCGAGTCGGTGGCGCGGGCGCTCGGGCGGAAGTTCGTCCGGGTCGCGCTCGGCGGCGTGCGCGACGAGGCGGAGATCCGCGGTCACCGGCGGACGTACGTCGGCGCGCTCCCCGGCCGGATCGTCCGGGCGATCAAGGAGGCCGGGACGATGAACCCGGTCGTGCTGCTCGACGAGGTCGACAAGGTCGGCAGCGACTTCCGCGGCGATCCCGCGGCCGCGCTGCTCGAGGTGCTCGACCCGGCGCAGAACCACACGTTCCGCGACCACTACCTCGAGCTCGACCTCGACCTGTCCGACGTCCTGTTCATCGCTACGGCCAACGTCCTGGAGACGATCCCGAGCGCGCTGCTGGACCGGATGGAGCTGGTCACGATAGACGGCTACACCGAGGAGGAGAAGGTCGCGATCGCCCGCGACTTCCTCGTCCCGCGCCAGCTCGAGCGCGCCGCGGTCACGGCCGAGGAGGTCGTGGTGACCGACGACGCGCTCCGCGAGCTCGCGGCCAACTACACCCGGGAGGCGGGCGTGCGCGTCCTCGAGCGACTGCTGGCCAAGGCGTTCCGCAAGGCCGCGCTCGGCGAGCTGCCGACGACCATCGACGAGGCCGCACTGAAGGAGCTCGTGGGCAAGCCGCGGTTCACGCCGGAGGCGCACGAGCGGACGTCGGTCCCGGGCGTCGCCTCCGGGCTCGCGGTGACCGGGATGGGCGGCGACGTGCTCTACATCGAGGCGTCGACGCTCCCGGGCGACAAGGGTGGGCTGACGATCACCGGACAGCTCGGCGACGTGATGAAGGAGTCCGCGCAGATCGCGCTCTCCTACGTTCGGGCGCACGCCGACGAGCTCGGCATCGCTCCCGAGCTGCTCGACCGGCCGCTCCACCTGCACGTGCCCGCGGGCGCCGTACCCAAGGACGGGCCGTCGGCAGGTGTCACGATGACGACCGCGCTCGTCTCGCTGCTGACCGGGCGCACCGTCCGGGGCGAGGTCGGCATGACCGGCGAGGTCTCGCTGACCGGCCGGGTGCTGCCGATCGGCGGCGTGAAGCAGAAGCTGCTCGCCGCCCAGCGGGCGGGGCTGACGGAGGTCTACCTCCCGCAGCGCAACGCGCCGGACCTCGACGACGTGCCCGCCGAGGTGCTCGACGCGGTCACCGTGCACCTCGTCTCCGACGTGCGGGAGATCCTCGGCACGGCGATCGCGCCGGCCACCGTGGACGCGGCGGCGACGACCGCCGCCTGA
- a CDS encoding (2Fe-2S)-binding protein yields MIVCQCRVVSDRAVDTAVADGARTVAAVCRATGAAQDCGSCIFTVKALVCQHHAREDAVLAADGAAS; encoded by the coding sequence GTGATCGTCTGCCAGTGCCGCGTCGTCAGCGACAGAGCGGTCGATACCGCCGTCGCCGACGGTGCCCGCACGGTCGCCGCCGTCTGCCGCGCCACCGGCGCCGCCCAGGACTGCGGCTCGTGCATCTTCACGGTCAAGGCGCTGGTCTGCCAGCACCACGCGCGCGAGGACGCCGTGCTCGCCGCCGACGGCGCCGCCAGCTGA
- the bfr gene encoding bacterioferritin, whose translation MQPVSPRIVEMFNDALTFELTVTNTYFLHARMLDNWGLPKLGKVFYELSIDEMKDADDLINRILMFDGHPNVQKLNAITVGETAEEMLRLALESEKAAVAQFNASAKECHELGDHGSAAVFEEMVRDEEKHADWFESQLDAIERVGAEQYLAQQITAGEAP comes from the coding sequence GTGCAGCCTGTTAGCCCTCGGATCGTCGAGATGTTCAATGACGCGCTCACGTTCGAGCTCACCGTCACCAACACCTACTTCCTGCATGCGCGCATGCTCGACAACTGGGGCCTGCCCAAGCTGGGGAAGGTGTTCTACGAGCTGTCGATCGACGAGATGAAGGACGCCGACGACCTCATCAACCGGATCCTGATGTTCGACGGCCACCCCAACGTGCAGAAGCTCAACGCCATCACCGTGGGCGAGACCGCCGAGGAGATGCTGCGGCTGGCTCTGGAGAGCGAGAAGGCCGCCGTCGCGCAGTTCAACGCCTCGGCCAAGGAGTGCCACGAGCTCGGCGACCACGGCTCCGCCGCGGTGTTCGAGGAGATGGTCCGCGACGAGGAGAAGCACGCCGACTGGTTCGAGAGCCAGCTCGACGCGATCGAGCGCGTCGGCGCCGAGCAGTACCTCGCCCAGCAGATCACCGCGGGCGAGGCACCGTAG
- a CDS encoding calcium-binding protein, with protein sequence MLPVTGSVVLGAALTSSALVGVTAAHAATPRCQGVQATIVGTSGSDTLAGTNGRDVIWAGGGNDNVSARGGDDLVCAGGGADEVHAGNGADRILGESGGDELDSSTGHDDVVSGGSGDDTLIGGSDEARLDGGTGDDTLTGNEAGVVLEGGADDDRLLSRWPGVVLHGGDGDDYIDGHWNRDADIDGGAGNDTIEAGGGLDGSPAKPVRGGSGNDEILGQGSRDYVDAGPGNDTVDLGDGDGGWAQGGTGNDTMTTGETKDTALFGGAGKDRLTLVEVGSMADGGADDDVLTGSLWDDQLDGGDGSDTARAGEGDDALTGGDGNDSLFGEEGADTCSGGAGTDTCDGGPLGTPAPSSEDPDLCQSDVETKINCRGDSGDWTGTADGTLVHSGGVTETWSATIDMDEQAAGYYWLGDADIAWTVSGTSASGCVYDGAATLDGRAEMAHFDWEGEYSVSLWRTTVTAEVVIDCPHAEPETIVYNPMNTNAAEADDQALPQGPVTELSGTATYVPMNAPEGTATWSWELQRAS encoded by the coding sequence ATGCTGCCGGTCACCGGCTCCGTCGTCCTGGGCGCCGCCCTCACCTCGTCCGCTCTTGTCGGCGTCACCGCCGCCCACGCCGCGACGCCCCGCTGCCAGGGGGTGCAGGCGACCATCGTCGGCACCTCCGGATCCGACACGCTGGCCGGGACCAACGGCCGCGACGTGATCTGGGCCGGTGGCGGCAACGACAACGTCTCCGCGCGCGGCGGCGACGACCTGGTCTGCGCGGGCGGCGGCGCCGACGAGGTCCACGCCGGCAACGGCGCCGACCGGATCCTCGGCGAGAGCGGCGGCGACGAGCTCGACAGCAGCACCGGGCACGACGACGTCGTCTCGGGCGGCTCAGGCGACGACACCCTCATCGGAGGCAGCGACGAGGCCCGCCTCGACGGCGGCACCGGCGACGACACCCTGACCGGCAACGAGGCGGGCGTCGTCCTCGAGGGCGGCGCCGACGACGACCGCCTGCTGTCGCGCTGGCCAGGCGTCGTGCTCCACGGCGGCGACGGCGATGACTACATCGACGGTCACTGGAACCGCGACGCGGACATCGACGGTGGTGCCGGCAACGACACGATCGAGGCCGGCGGCGGCCTGGACGGCAGCCCGGCCAAGCCGGTGCGCGGCGGCTCGGGCAACGACGAGATCCTCGGGCAGGGCAGCCGGGACTACGTCGACGCCGGCCCCGGCAACGACACCGTCGACCTCGGTGACGGCGACGGCGGCTGGGCCCAGGGCGGCACCGGCAACGACACCATGACCACCGGCGAGACCAAGGACACCGCGCTGTTCGGCGGCGCGGGCAAGGACCGGCTCACGCTCGTCGAGGTCGGCTCGATGGCCGACGGCGGCGCCGACGACGACGTCCTGACCGGGAGCCTGTGGGACGACCAGCTCGACGGGGGCGACGGTTCCGACACCGCGCGCGCCGGCGAGGGCGACGACGCCCTGACCGGCGGCGACGGCAACGACAGCCTCTTCGGCGAGGAGGGTGCCGACACCTGCTCCGGCGGCGCCGGCACCGACACCTGCGACGGCGGCCCGCTCGGGACCCCCGCGCCGAGCTCGGAGGACCCCGACCTGTGCCAGTCCGACGTCGAGACCAAGATCAACTGCCGTGGTGACTCCGGTGACTGGACCGGCACGGCTGACGGCACCCTGGTCCACTCCGGTGGCGTGACCGAGACCTGGTCGGCGACGATCGACATGGACGAGCAGGCCGCCGGCTACTACTGGCTGGGCGACGCCGACATCGCCTGGACCGTGTCCGGCACCAGCGCCTCCGGCTGTGTGTACGACGGCGCCGCGACCCTCGACGGCCGCGCGGAGATGGCGCACTTCGACTGGGAGGGCGAGTACTCGGTCAGCCTCTGGCGCACCACCGTCACGGCCGAGGTCGTGATCGACTGCCCCCACGCGGAGCCGGAGACCATCGTCTACAACCCGATGAACACCAACGCCGCCGAGGCCGACGACCAGGCGCTCCCGCAGGGCCCGGTCACCGAGCTGTCGGGTACGGCGACGTACGTGCCGATGAACGCGCCCGAGGGGACGGCGACGTGGAGCTGGGAGCTGCAGCGCGCCTCGTGA
- a CDS encoding hotdog domain-containing protein translates to MDALQDRYFADLPCFGCGPANEKGLRLKSYDEGDGTVVATFTPWPEHDNGAGFLNGGIIATVLDCHSGAAVTHKAFAHGWEPLGGALLPFVTAGIDVRYKRPAPLRDSVSLVATISAADESAITAEVRLEHDGKVRAEATALWKRWRPR, encoded by the coding sequence GTGGACGCTCTCCAGGACCGCTACTTCGCCGACCTCCCCTGCTTCGGGTGCGGGCCGGCGAACGAGAAGGGCCTCCGGCTGAAGTCGTACGACGAGGGCGACGGCACGGTCGTCGCGACCTTCACGCCGTGGCCGGAGCACGACAACGGCGCGGGCTTCCTCAACGGCGGCATCATCGCGACGGTGCTCGACTGCCACAGCGGCGCGGCGGTCACGCACAAGGCCTTCGCGCACGGCTGGGAGCCGTTGGGCGGAGCCCTGCTGCCCTTCGTGACGGCGGGCATCGACGTCCGCTACAAGCGCCCGGCTCCGCTGCGCGACAGCGTGTCGCTCGTCGCGACCATCTCCGCGGCCGACGAGTCGGCGATCACCGCCGAGGTGCGGCTCGAGCACGACGGCAAGGTCCGCGCCGAGGCGACGGCACTCTGGAAGCGCTGGCGGCCGCGGTGA
- the galK gene encoding galactokinase, whose translation MSVRWRAPGRVNLIGEHTDYNAGLALPFALAQGCTATAATADGFAARSAQHGHTVEVDSLGELPDGWVRYVLGPAKVLRDRGHDVPPVRVEIDSDVPVGAGLSSSAAVVCSVTGALSDLLGLDLGADDLLAVSRAAENDVVGAPTGGLDQLASLRSRDGHVLLCDFADLSTEPVPFAPADHGLRVLVVDTRVEHGHVDGEYAARRTSCEEAARRLGVASLRDVTDPGTLDRLDDDVLRRRARHVVTENDRVRAVVDLLRRGDLAATGPLLSSSHASLRDDFEVTVPALDLAAETLVEAGAVGARMTGGGFGGCVIALVPDERVAAATSAVEVAFAAAGLGAPVAFTAHPSAGAHRLS comes from the coding sequence GTGAGCGTGCGCTGGCGCGCGCCGGGGCGCGTCAACCTGATCGGCGAGCACACCGACTACAACGCCGGGCTCGCCCTCCCGTTCGCCCTCGCCCAGGGCTGCACCGCGACGGCGGCGACGGCCGACGGGTTCGCTGCGCGATCGGCCCAGCACGGGCACACCGTGGAGGTCGACAGCCTCGGCGAGCTGCCGGACGGCTGGGTCCGCTACGTCCTCGGCCCGGCGAAGGTGCTGCGCGACCGTGGCCACGACGTGCCGCCGGTCCGCGTGGAGATCGACAGCGACGTGCCCGTCGGGGCGGGTCTCTCCTCCTCGGCCGCAGTCGTGTGCTCGGTGACCGGCGCACTGTCCGACCTGCTGGGCCTCGACCTCGGCGCCGACGACCTGCTCGCCGTCTCCCGCGCGGCGGAGAACGACGTGGTCGGCGCACCGACGGGCGGCCTCGACCAGCTCGCCTCGCTCCGCAGCCGCGACGGGCACGTGCTGCTGTGCGACTTCGCCGACCTCTCGACCGAGCCGGTGCCGTTCGCACCCGCCGACCACGGGCTGCGGGTGCTGGTCGTCGACACCCGCGTCGAGCACGGCCACGTCGACGGCGAGTACGCGGCGCGGCGTACCTCCTGCGAGGAGGCGGCACGCCGCCTCGGGGTGGCCAGCCTCCGCGACGTCACGGACCCCGGCACGCTCGACCGGCTCGACGACGACGTGCTGCGCCGCCGCGCCCGCCACGTCGTGACCGAGAACGACCGCGTCCGCGCCGTGGTCGACCTCCTGCGGCGCGGCGACCTCGCGGCGACGGGCCCGCTGCTGTCGTCGTCGCACGCGTCGCTGCGCGACGACTTCGAGGTCACGGTGCCGGCGCTCGACCTCGCGGCCGAGACCCTCGTGGAGGCAGGCGCCGTCGGTGCGCGGATGACCGGCGGTGGGTTCGGCGGGTGCGTCATCGCGCTGGTGCCCGACGAGCGGGTCGCGGCGGCGACGTCGGCGGTGGAGGTCGCGTTCGCCGCGGCGGGGCTCGGGGCGCCGGTGGCCTTCACGGCGCACCCGTCGGCGGGCGCCCACCGCCTGTCCTAG
- a CDS encoding EamA family transporter, whose product MTTSTVPATTAVTALAPAVWGTTYLVTTELLPPGHPLLAGLLRALPAGLLVLAVLRVLPRGEWWWRSLVLGALNIGFFFPLLFVSAERLPGGVAATLGAVQPIVVAVLAVVVLGEAPSRWRIGWGMAGAAGVGLVVLGPDAALDPVGVLAGVAGALSMALGVTLTKRWGRPEGVNPVAFAGWQLTGGGLVLLPLTALVEGAPPAIDGQAAGGYLWLGVIGGLAAYVLWFRGIGRLPVASVALLGLLSPLVAAALGAVVLGETFGPLQAIGFGLALTALVAGQLTPTRRVAPTVAAPRLAPGR is encoded by the coding sequence ATGACCACGAGCACCGTCCCCGCGACCACCGCCGTCACCGCGCTCGCACCTGCGGTGTGGGGCACGACCTACCTCGTCACCACCGAGCTGCTGCCGCCCGGCCATCCCCTCCTCGCAGGTCTGCTCCGCGCGCTCCCGGCCGGGCTGCTGGTGCTCGCCGTGCTGCGGGTGCTCCCCCGCGGCGAATGGTGGTGGCGCTCGCTCGTGCTCGGTGCCCTCAACATCGGCTTCTTCTTCCCGCTGCTGTTCGTCTCCGCGGAGCGGCTCCCCGGCGGGGTCGCCGCCACGCTCGGCGCGGTGCAGCCGATCGTCGTCGCTGTACTCGCCGTCGTGGTGCTCGGCGAGGCGCCCTCACGCTGGCGGATCGGCTGGGGCATGGCGGGCGCGGCCGGCGTCGGACTGGTGGTGCTCGGTCCCGACGCCGCGCTCGACCCCGTCGGCGTCCTCGCGGGCGTCGCCGGCGCGCTGTCGATGGCCCTGGGCGTGACGCTCACCAAGCGCTGGGGACGCCCCGAGGGCGTCAACCCGGTCGCGTTCGCCGGCTGGCAGCTGACCGGCGGCGGCCTGGTGCTGCTGCCACTCACGGCGCTGGTCGAGGGCGCTCCCCCGGCGATCGACGGCCAGGCGGCGGGCGGGTACCTCTGGCTCGGCGTCATCGGCGGGCTCGCGGCCTACGTGCTGTGGTTCCGCGGGATCGGCCGCCTCCCGGTCGCGTCCGTCGCGCTGCTCGGCCTGCTCTCGCCGCTCGTCGCCGCGGCGCTCGGCGCCGTCGTGCTCGGCGAGACGTTCGGCCCGCTCCAGGCGATCGGGTTCGGGCTCGCGCTCACCGCCCTGGTCGCCGGCCAGCTCACGCCGACGCGCCGTGTGGCCCCCACCGTGGCCGCACCTCGTTTGGCCCCTGGCCGATGA
- a CDS encoding glycosyl hydrolase family 18 protein, whose protein sequence is MKRIAPTVLSVLALTLPLAGAVLPPQASAARSDHEVTGWILPSAANRLVRQNAHGLTTLAVVGVGLRPDGASTAPVTSDMLRLARAGRRNGLRTELLVSNYSNRLGAFDPRALHRLLDRPRHIRRVAARLAVAVRQGPWDGVNVDLERVRASDGPGLVRFVAALQRAMPPHRTVSIDVSASTSIRAYREHGYRLSGLARHADVVDLMAYDYSGPTWSDPGPIGPLPWQRAAVRALLRKVPAEKVQLGVAGYGYTWPETGTGRSLSPRAARRLVREDGAEAEFRRKVGEWAATLSNGTELRWSDGRSYRLRVQLAHRFGLRGTAVWRLGSADPLPRLR, encoded by the coding sequence ATGAAGCGGATCGCGCCGACCGTCCTGAGCGTTCTCGCGCTCACCCTGCCTCTGGCCGGCGCGGTCCTGCCACCGCAGGCGTCGGCGGCGCGATCCGACCACGAGGTCACCGGCTGGATCCTGCCGTCGGCGGCCAACCGGCTGGTGCGGCAGAACGCCCACGGGCTGACCACCCTCGCGGTCGTCGGCGTCGGTCTTCGCCCCGACGGCGCAAGCACGGCGCCGGTCACCTCCGACATGCTCCGACTGGCTCGAGCAGGCCGCCGCAACGGGCTCCGCACCGAGCTGCTCGTGTCCAACTACAGCAACCGGCTCGGGGCCTTCGACCCGCGAGCGCTGCACCGCCTGCTCGACCGCCCCCGCCACATCCGTCGCGTCGCCGCTCGCCTGGCGGTCGCCGTACGGCAAGGACCGTGGGACGGCGTGAACGTCGACCTCGAGCGGGTGCGCGCCAGCGACGGCCCCGGCCTGGTGAGGTTCGTCGCCGCGTTGCAGCGCGCGATGCCCCCGCACCGCACCGTGTCGATCGACGTCAGCGCCTCCACCAGCATTCGTGCCTACCGCGAGCACGGCTACCGCCTCAGCGGCCTCGCCCGCCACGCCGACGTCGTCGACCTGATGGCCTACGACTACAGCGGGCCGACCTGGTCCGACCCGGGCCCGATCGGACCGCTTCCCTGGCAGCGAGCCGCGGTCCGCGCACTCCTGCGCAAGGTTCCTGCCGAGAAGGTCCAGCTCGGCGTCGCCGGCTACGGCTACACCTGGCCCGAGACGGGAACCGGGCGCTCGCTCAGTCCCCGCGCCGCGCGTCGCCTCGTCCGCGAGGACGGTGCCGAGGCCGAGTTCCGCCGCAAGGTGGGCGAATGGGCCGCGACGCTGTCCAACGGCACCGAGCTCCGGTGGTCCGACGGACGCTCCTACCGCCTGCGCGTGCAGCTCGCCCACCGGTTCGGGCTGCGCGGCACCGCGGTGTGGCGACTCGGCTCGGCCGATCCACTGCCGCGTCTGCGCTGA
- a CDS encoding HNH endonuclease signature motif containing protein — MYPHCNRPAEACDLDHVIPHAKGGVTCPCNLAPVCRGHHRLKTHRAGWAYRVLAPGIYHWRGRTGHQWLVTPGGTYALDTRPCPGTSTTDSTDPPDE, encoded by the coding sequence GTGTACCCGCACTGCAATCGTCCCGCCGAGGCCTGCGACCTGGACCACGTGATCCCCCACGCCAAGGGCGGCGTGACCTGCCCGTGCAACCTCGCTCCGGTCTGCCGCGGACACCACCGCTTGAAAACACACCGGGCCGGCTGGGCGTATCGGGTCCTCGCCCCCGGCATCTACCACTGGCGCGGCCGCACCGGGCACCAGTGGCTGGTCACCCCCGGCGGCACCTACGCCCTCGACACCCGACCCTGCCCCGGCACCTCGACGACGGACTCGACCGACCCGCCCGACGAGTAG
- a CDS encoding GIY-YIG nuclease family protein: MAAHHDDDLGAAYTRSRRPVVLVWSGWFDRIDDAYAFEKQIQGWNRRKRQALINNEWHQLPALSRRSAVQRRDAEADHPDPPSR, from the coding sequence ATGGCAGCACACCACGACGACGACCTCGGCGCGGCCTACACGCGATCGCGACGCCCAGTGGTGTTGGTGTGGAGCGGCTGGTTCGACCGCATCGACGACGCCTACGCCTTCGAGAAACAGATCCAGGGCTGGAACCGCCGCAAACGACAAGCCCTCATCAACAACGAGTGGCACCAGCTCCCAGCGCTCTCCCGCCGCTCCGCTGTACAACGCCGCGACGCCGAGGCCGACCACCCCGACCCGCCATCCCGCTGA
- a CDS encoding ankyrin repeat domain-containing protein, which translates to MTRRTTGAVLTAAVLVAVSACAGTTSGGSPDESASPSAADLREPTARAERTERSRTEVDRGRRARNTATQAELDARLRDAAWGDDVATARRLIAQGADVNAKDETQQSAYLIATSEGYLDLLRLTLANGARIDDKDSWNGTGLIRAAERGHALVVGELLQAGIDRDHVNRIGYQAVHEAVWLGEDDADYATTVRVLAAGGVELDRPSVEERLTPLQMARERGFAGLERVLTRMTTGRPADADAALLEAARTGDPDGAAAALRAGADIEVRDAAGRTPLLLAATYDRVEVARLLVALGADPDALDDRHDTPWLVTGVTGSVAMLETLLPAGPDLTIENRFGGLSVIPASERGHVDYVRRVVRTPIDIDHVNRLGWTALLEAVILGDGGPAHQEVVRILLSAGADRSIPDADGVTALDHAERRGFEEIARLLRR; encoded by the coding sequence ATGACCCGACGTACGACGGGCGCGGTGCTCACGGCGGCGGTGCTGGTCGCCGTGAGCGCCTGCGCCGGCACCACGTCTGGCGGCTCGCCGGACGAGTCCGCGTCGCCGTCGGCCGCCGACCTGCGCGAGCCGACCGCGCGGGCCGAGCGGACCGAACGGTCGCGGACGGAGGTCGACCGCGGGCGCCGGGCTCGCAACACGGCGACCCAGGCCGAGCTCGACGCGCGGCTCCGGGACGCCGCCTGGGGCGACGACGTCGCCACCGCTCGACGGCTGATCGCACAGGGAGCCGACGTCAACGCCAAGGACGAGACCCAGCAGTCCGCCTACCTGATCGCCACCAGCGAGGGCTACCTCGACCTGCTGCGGCTCACGCTCGCCAACGGCGCGCGGATCGACGACAAGGACAGCTGGAACGGCACCGGCCTGATCCGCGCGGCCGAGCGCGGGCACGCGCTCGTCGTCGGCGAGCTGCTGCAGGCGGGGATCGACCGCGACCACGTCAACCGCATCGGCTATCAAGCCGTGCACGAGGCGGTCTGGCTCGGCGAGGACGACGCCGACTACGCGACGACGGTGCGGGTGCTGGCCGCCGGCGGCGTCGAGCTCGACCGGCCGTCAGTGGAGGAGCGGCTGACGCCGCTCCAGATGGCGAGGGAGCGAGGATTCGCCGGACTGGAGAGGGTGCTGACGAGGATGACGACCGGACGACCCGCCGACGCGGACGCGGCTCTGCTCGAGGCTGCGCGCACGGGCGACCCTGACGGGGCGGCCGCTGCGCTTCGCGCCGGCGCCGACATCGAGGTGCGCGACGCCGCCGGACGGACCCCACTGCTACTCGCTGCGACGTACGACCGGGTCGAGGTGGCCCGCCTGCTCGTCGCCCTGGGTGCCGACCCCGACGCCCTCGACGACCGGCACGACACGCCCTGGCTGGTCACCGGCGTGACCGGCAGCGTCGCGATGCTCGAGACGCTGCTGCCCGCCGGGCCGGACCTGACGATCGAGAACCGGTTCGGCGGCCTCTCGGTGATCCCGGCGAGCGAGCGCGGCCACGTCGACTACGTCCGCCGGGTGGTGCGCACGCCGATCGACATCGATCACGTCAACCGGCTCGGCTGGACCGCGCTGCTCGAGGCGGTGATCCTCGGCGACGGCGGCCCTGCGCACCAGGAGGTGGTCCGGATCCTGCTCTCCGCCGGCGCGGACCGGTCGATCCCGGACGCGGACGGCGTGACCGCCCTGGACCATGCGGAGCGGCGGGGGTTCGAGGAGATCGCGCGGCTGCTCCGTCGGTGA